The following proteins come from a genomic window of Brassica oleracea var. oleracea cultivar TO1000 unplaced genomic scaffold, BOL UnpScaffold01923, whole genome shotgun sequence:
- the LOC106321540 gene encoding monothiol glutaredoxin-S4-like: MEKLQKMISEKSVVIFSKNSCCMSHTIKTLFLDFGVNPTIYELDEINRGNEIEQALAQIGCSPTVPAVFIGGQLVGGANQVMSLHLNRSLLPMLKRVGALWL; the protein is encoded by the coding sequence ATGGAAAAGCTACAGAAGATGATCTCCGAGAAGTCAGTAGTGATCTTTAGCAAGAACTCGTGCTGCATGTCTCACACAATCAAGACTCTCTTCTTAGATTTTGGTGTAAACCCGACGATCTATGAGTTAGACGAGATCAACAGAGGAAATGAGATAGAGCAAGCATTGGCTCAGATCGGCTGCAGCCCCACTGTGCCGGCGGTTTTCATAGGAGGTCAGCTCGTTGGTGGAGCCAATCAAGTCATGAGTCTTCATCTCAATCGCTCTCTACTTCCAATGCTTAAGCGGGTTGGGGCGTTATGGCTTTGA